ATCAGGGAGTGGAACGGGATCCACTGCCAGGCGATGATGAAGATCACGACGCCCATGGCCAGGGCCGGGCGGCCCAGCCAGTCCTGCGTGAGGATGCTCAGCTTCAGCCCCGGCCCGAGGCCGAAGTTCGGGTCGAGCAGCGCCTTGTAGGCGATGGACACGGCCGCGGCCGACAGCAGCAGCGGCAGGAAGAACAGGACCGCGAGCAGGGCGCGGTACTTCTGGCTGCCGGAGATGAAGACCCCGAGCAGGATCGACAGCGGCGTCTGGGCCAGCCAGGACAGCACGATGATGAGGAACGTGATCCACAGCGCGTGCGGGAGGCCGGGGTCCGTGAGCACGGCCTTCCAGCTGTCGAGACCGGCGAAGTGGATCGCCCCGATGCCGTCCCAGGAGGTGAAGCTCAGGACGAACACCCCGATGAGGGGGATGACGGCGAAGGCCACGAAGATGATCAGCGCGGGCAGGACGATCCATCCCAGCCGCCCCGTCGACGTGTGCTTCGCCGAGGGGACCTTCGCTGCGACAGCGGGAGGAGCCGCGCTCACGGACGCGCTCACGAGCCGATCGCCTTGTTCATGTTGTCGGCGAACTGCTGCGGGGTGATGGCCAGGCCGAACAGCTTCTCGATGTTGTCCAGCAGGGTCTCGGCCTCGGTCGGCGACAGGGCCTGGTCCCACGACTGGGCGAAGGACGGGGCGTTCGTCGCGAGGTCGTAGACGAACTTCAGCCACTCGGCGTCGTCGGAGGAGGAGAACTTGGAGTCGATGCCCTTGACGATCGGGACCTCGCCGGCCTTCTCGATGTAGGCCGTGGCCTCCTTCTCCTGCAGCAGCCCGCCCTTGAAGAACGCCAGGGCGATGTCCTTCTGGGCCTGGGGGGCCTTGGAGGAGATCGAGACGTACTGGGCCGGGTTGCCGAAGGTGTTGGCCGGGTCGCCCTTGCCGCCGGTGACGGCCGGGAAGTTCATGTACCCGAGGTTGCCGCCGGAGACGAAGTCGCCGCCGTCGGACTTCATGGAGCCGTAGGTCCACGTGCCGTGCAGCATCATGGCGGCCTTGCCGGTGTACAGCAGCGCCTGGTCGGCGTTGGAGTCAGCGGTGATGGAGGCGAAGCCCTTGATGAAGCCGTCGGCCTTGAT
Above is a window of Kineococcus rhizosphaerae DNA encoding:
- a CDS encoding sugar ABC transporter permease — protein: MGWIVLPALIIFVAFAVIPLIGVFVLSFTSWDGIGAIHFAGLDSWKAVLTDPGLPHALWITFLIIVLSWLAQTPLSILLGVFISGSQKYRALLAVLFFLPLLLSAAAVSIAYKALLDPNFGLGPGLKLSILTQDWLGRPALAMGVVIFIIAWQWIPFHSLIFQGAVRQIPTSMYEAAQLDGAGRVRQFFSITLPQLKNTLITSSTLQVVGSLTTFDLIFVLTGGGPNDGTRALALDMYLTGFRANQMGLASAIAVILVVVGLILAQLLQRIGGKDRGSQMEGA
- a CDS encoding extracellular solute-binding protein, producing the protein FYNKKLFKQVNVEPPTTWDELMALVPKFNAAGIAPFSLGGQSRWTNMMWLELLFDRIGGPELFESIYDGKPNWTDPAAIDALTKVQDLIKADGFIKGFASITADSNADQALLYTGKAAMMLHGTWTYGSMKSDGGDFVSGGNLGYMNFPAVTGGKGDPANTFGNPAQYVSISSKAPQAQKDIALAFFKGGLLQEKEATAYIEKAGEVPIVKGIDSKFSSSDDAEWLKFVYDLATNAPSFAQSWDQALSPTEAETLLDNIEKLFGLAITPQQFADNMNKAIGS